AGTTAAGGCCGGGACCTTAATTCTAATAACTGAACCATCACTTGAAGGATTCATAGAAAGATCAGAATTAAGTATAGCTTGTTCTATCTTATTCAAGATACTTTTATCCCAAGGCTGAATAACAACAAGCCTTGCTTCAGGAATTCTAATACTTGACACTTGGGTTATAGGTGTTCTTTGCCCGTGATATTGAATAAAAACTTTATCAAAAATATTGCTATTAATTCTGCCCGTTCTTAGTATTTTATATTCATTATCAAGCGATAAAAGAACTTTATTCATCTTTTCATCTAAAAAAGCCTTATAATCTTCCATATAAACTCCCCCTTGCTGACAAAAAAGCAGTAAATAATCTAACCTATTCTTAAATACTTAAATTCAACTATTTCTATCTTGCTTGAAATTGCCTTTGAAATCTCTTCCAACATTTCCCTCACAGTGATTTTATCATTTTTTACAAAACCTTGTTCAAGAAGAGAAATTTCAGCAAGATGTTTTTTTATTTTTCCCTCAATTATGCCTTTAACTATGTTTTCTGGCTTACCACTAGATTCTAATTGTTTGGCAAATATCTCTTCTTGCTCTTTAATATAATTTGGACAAGCATCATCATTTTTCAAATAAATAGGAGCAAATGCAGCCACATGCAAAGCTAAATCCATAGCAAAATTTTGCAACATTTTCTCTTCAGCTTTAGAAAAATCATCTACTTTTAATTTAACCAAAACACCTATCTTAGATTGTTCACCATGCAAATAAATTTTTACAAATTCATTAGATTGAATTTCGGTAATAAAAATTTTTTTAACCTGAATATTTTCTTTTATTGTAGCTGCTAAATTTTTAAGCTCTAACTCTTGAGAAGTGTTTAAAAAATTTTTTCCGCTCTCTACCAATTCCTTAATTAAAGAATTGCCTAAATTAACAAAATTATGATTTAAAGCAACAAAGTCTGTCTCACAAGAAATAAGCAAAAGACCGGCATAAATATTGTTAAAATATGAGAATACTCTACCTTCATTTGCATCTCGACCAAGCCTTTTCTCGGCAGACGCAATTCCCATTTCTCTAAGTTTTTTTTTAGCCAAACCAAAGTCTCCACCAGCAGCAGCTAAAGCTTTTTTACAATCTCCAAAACCAGCATTAGTTTCTTCTCGAAGCTTTTTTACATCTTGAGGACTAATAGTGCTCATAAATTATTCTCCCCCTTCTCCAATAGAATCTCTTTTATCATTTTTTATTTCAATTTCTTTCATCAAGTCTTCTTCATTCAAATTTTCAATTATTTGAATACCAACCTCTTTATCACTTTCCAAAATAGCATCTGATATGATTTTTGTGAACAAGGCAACAGAACGAATAGCGTCATCATTGCCTGGAATTGGACAATCGATAACATCTGGATTACAATTTGTATCAACCACTGAAATAATTGGAATTTTTAATTTTCTAGCCTCATTAATAGCTATTTGTTCTCGCTTAGGATCAATGATAAAAATAACACCGGGAAGTGTTTCCATATCTTTGATACCTGTTAAATTTTTAGCTAATTTTAATTTTTCACGATTAAGCTGTGAAATCTCTTTCTTACTTATCATATCAAAAGTTCCATCAACTTCCATCTTTTCTAATTTTTTTAATTTTTGAACAGATTTCCTAATCGTATTAAAATTAGAAAGCATGCCCCCAAGCCATCTGTTGTTTACATATGGCATATCACTTCTTCTTGCTTCTTGTTCGATTATCTCACTAGCTTGTTTTTTCGTACCAACAAAAAGCACCTTTTTGCCATCTTTTATCACACTTTGAACAAGCTCATAAGAATCTTTAATGCCCTGCA
The nucleotide sequence above comes from Borrelia maritima. Encoded proteins:
- the rpsB gene encoding 30S ribosomal protein S2; its protein translation is MAVITMKSLLEAGVHFGHQVKRLDPRMKRFIFSERNEIHILDLQKTLQGIKDSYELVQSVIKDGKKVLFVGTKKQASEIIEQEARRSDMPYVNNRWLGGMLSNFNTIRKSVQKLKKLEKMEVDGTFDMISKKEISQLNREKLKLAKNLTGIKDMETLPGVIFIIDPKREQIAINEARKLKIPIISVVDTNCNPDVIDCPIPGNDDAIRSVALFTKIISDAILESDKEVGIQIIENLNEEDLMKEIEIKNDKRDSIGEGGE
- the frr gene encoding ribosome recycling factor, whose protein sequence is MEDYKAFLDEKMNKVLLSLDNEYKILRTGRINSNIFDKVFIQYHGQRTPITQVSSIRIPEARLVVIQPWDKSILNKIEQAILNSDLSMNPSSDGSVIRIKVPALTSERRQEIVKHAKKIAEEHKISTRNIRQDLKNRVKKQEKESEITEDSLKKILDDIQKSTDIYIKKIDAILESKIQEIMEV
- the tsf gene encoding translation elongation factor Ts; protein product: MSTISPQDVKKLREETNAGFGDCKKALAAAGGDFGLAKKKLREMGIASAEKRLGRDANEGRVFSYFNNIYAGLLLISCETDFVALNHNFVNLGNSLIKELVESGKNFLNTSQELELKNLAATIKENIQVKKIFITEIQSNEFVKIYLHGEQSKIGVLVKLKVDDFSKAEEKMLQNFAMDLALHVAAFAPIYLKNDDACPNYIKEQEEIFAKQLESSGKPENIVKGIIEGKIKKHLAEISLLEQGFVKNDKITVREMLEEISKAISSKIEIVEFKYLRIG